ttgttgggtccagtccatatgtgggcttggacaatttggatcgtaagcccaaatcaactaattggagattagagagaacgaAATTAGGGTGAGATTAGAGTAAGAGCGTGCGACGTGCAgcatgcagagaaaagaggagaaagaaatagagagagaaagtaaggtttcttagtttttctgcttgacgatcggtggccaaacgttgtcagtttcggcccaaattttatgtggagaatccttgcagcaaactctacaatcctaacggtgttgatctacagtttaccctctctaaggtactttcctgtgatatccactttgtgagacctagaattctctttggaggagattcacctatgtgctgaagatatgctattcttgagccaagatctatattattgatgttattctgatcctctagttattctagagaagatctactgtaaacctgttatcattattattgatagtggaagtttgaggtggactacggtcccgtgatttttcccacattgggttttccacgttaaaaagatttggtctcactgtgattgatttattgctctattgtttatgctgtgttggttggtattttcatttggatatcaagttggtattttgatgaaaaacctattttgatacacaaagagggaaaagattatTCCGGTTTCTTCCCAACAGTTGAACAGGTGGGAGACGCCAATAAATTTGCATACTAGACATCATAATTTTAAGTAAATGTAGATTCCAAGCAtaggcaagaaaaaaaaaaagatttcattcTAAGATACATATTTCTACACCACTGACACAAATCAAGTATGAGAAGAAAGGGCTCGTAGAGTTCCTTCTCTTGCTGACTATAATAATACTCCAGTGATCCAGCAGATAAATAAACAATGACAGGAGAAAGGTGAGTCCTATAGATTCCAGCTAACATGTTGAGGTGGCATCCCCATATGTGTCACTACTACCATGAAAGGGAATACAAAATGTAATGGAAGCTTCAAAGCGAGTCAGGAATATATGCTCAACATTGTGACTGTCAGTGTTGGCAGACAGGCACAAATCGCATTAAATTGTGTCACACTGATGAGAAATTTGCACTCCTTTTTCAATAGTTTAAGGCAATCCAATTTCACTATGAAGATGATAAATTAGTGTGCATTGATCTCTCTTgattgggaagaagaagaagaagaagaaaactttaTGATCTTCATTTAGAGTACTTGCACTGTGCAATGCACCACAAAGCAGCGGAAGCAAAACCCAGAGGCCTAAAGAGCACTTGCTTTCTCTGGCTTCTCACACTCTCTCTCTAGCCTCTAAGACTGTGACTCACTCACACTGCTCTCACCATGACTGTGACTCTAAGCACTGTCaactctctctttcctctccctattctcttcctcctcctcgcctcCCCCACATCCTCTCAGCCCGCCTGCAAGAGCTCCTGCGGCTCCATCCCCATCCACTACCCCTTCGGCACCGGCCCCGGCTGCGGAAGCCCCGTGTTCCACCCCCACGTCGCCTGCGACGGCGATCAGCTTACCTTCACCACCCGCACCGGCTCCTACCCGATCCAGTCCGTCGACTACGCCAACCAGGTGCTCTACATCACCGACCCCTCCATGTCCACATGCTCGTCGACGTGCCGAAGCGACGGGTTCTCCCTCGACTGGAACGCGCCCTTCACCTTCGTGGACGGCGTCGTCTTCGCCCTCCTCGACTGCTCCAcctccccctcttcctcctcccctctctTCGCGCCGAACAGCACCGACGGCGCCACGCCGCTGTGCGACACCACGAACGCTCCCATCTGCGCCCTCCTCTACTCGTGCCCGGCGATCAGCCAGCTCAACGTGCCCATCTCCACCTGCTGCATCTACACCCCGGTCACTCTCGGCCCCACcttcgagatggacctcaagaagcTGCAGTGCAGCTCCTACTCGGGCATCTACAGCTTCAACGGCGACGAGACGTCCCCCGGCGGCTGGAATTTCGGGGTGGCCCTCAAGTACCGGTTCAGCGTCGACGACGGCTACCCGAGTGCATGCGCCGACTGCGAGAAGAGCAACGGAGTCTGCGGGTACACGGGGAAGTACAACTCCTTCACCTGCAACTGCGTAAATGGCATGAACTCCTCCATCAACTGCTACTTCGCGTCGGTCTCATGGAGTGGTGGCGACAAGCTCGATCCATTGTGGATGGGTAAGAAGAGACATCACGAGGTGAGATAATCTACCACTAGTGAGGATATCTTAACATGTATTTGTTTGTGCGCAGGATTTGGGTTGATCTATGCATGGTGGCTTGTTGTTTGGATCTTGCTGTAAATGACACTTCTGAGAAGATGGATGAAGGTTCAATATATCTAGTCTACTACATATAGCTAGAATTATGTGGTGTTTAGGAACTCGGTTTTGGATTGTCCAGACGTTATCCATTTTGTTGCTTGAGATTGCATATGTTTAGCAGACTTCAATATGGGAATTGCACATCAATGATACACAATAAAGAATCtcatgagagtttttttttttttgagaatttaaATCAATTGATCAAAACAAATTATCATGCGTTCAAAattactataatatatatatatatatatagtaaagatATAGCTGTTTATACATGAGGAGGAATATTAAAGATATAGGTAACATATTTTGAGTGTATcaccatgattttaataatttatctttataaaaaaaaacacaTAAAATGAATATAAAAAAGTAAAACAATAGATCATATTCCATCTATAAACTTAAGTTTTAGATAAAAAAAtgacaatgaaaaaaaaaaaaagaagccaatCAAATGGTGCAATCTAAAAGGACAAAAAAAGGAGacattgttttttcttttaaaaggATAAGTGATTAAGACGAGATTTAAACCTAAaatcttatgataaattatcaaaatatttaccAACTAAGTTAGCTAACAATAGTACATTACGTAAATATCGATAAAATATTGGATGAAATACAAAGAGACAAATTTTCATTCTGatacaataataaatattttttattaggtttgatttcatatgtcaagatTATTGGACCTTAGCACACGAAAGAGaagataataaaacttgatagaAACTAGTCACATTCACAATATCATATACTTGAAAGAAACCCTTGTTCTGCACTATGGCAATGCTACTTTTTAGAAGGAACATATTCCAAAGTTCATATGAGATGGAAAATATTCTTATCACTTTGGGTGGACCAAGAAGAGCTGGTGTTTCTTAATCTTGAACCCCGTATTGTTTTGTGTCGACTTGAGCTTATTCTCTTGTCAACATACACTCCTTGGTGTGGATCTCAGCTTAGCTAAGGAGGCTTAATCAAATAGGATGGCAAGTTGGAAAGGCAATAGCCTAGTGATTGGTGAATGCATGTTCTCTTTAGAGCCACTTTATTAGCCTGCACCAGCGCATCAGATTCATAGCCATCCATGAATACCTTTTCATTCTCCTCAGCTGGAACTATGTGGATTTGGGATCATAATAGAGGACCGGATGAATGAGGTTGAAAGATACAGATCCTTTAATGACGAAATATTTTCACTAAAAATAATACTTCTTGCGGTGAGCAAGGAGGAGATACCCACCCCATTGGTCGATCCTTTAATCGGTCGATCCTTCGTGTTTGGATGAGCAAAGTTTTGGGTGTCATTGATTTTTTTgaagtaatataattttttatccttTAGGAAAATGAATGTCCAAAACACATGTTCAGGTGgcatgcaaccaagttttgtgcaTGCTACTAtgtattatgcatgattttaatgcATGTTGTGCACCAAGCTACCTGATTTAACTTGAGATAGAAGCTAGTGTTGCATCAGGGTCTGATAAGGGTGGATTCACAGATTGTCTAACCCCTGTCACCTTTGTCATTTTGTCTATGTCCATGGATTAgtcttttgttctttcttttcttggcAACAATGTGCAGTGTCCCTCTCCCAGTCGGCATAAGTTACAAAAAGGGTTGGATATGGCTTGCAGCTTGATGATGGATCTCTGTGTTATCGGAGAATGCCAAATTCTTCAATTAAGGTAAAAAGTGTTGCTCAAGCAAGCTTCAGTTGATAGGATCGGTGAAGTGGTTGCTTGGTTTTTGTGGTGTTGCTTGATGTGCATTGAGACCAAGTTGAGGCAAATGAAGTCCTCAATTGCTTGTGGTCAGATTCTTTTGAATGCTTCAACAGCTTACTTAATACTCTTCTAAATGCCATTTATAATGTCTGATGGTGACTAATGACTCATTTGATAAGCAACAAGAAAGGCATCATCTGGCTCTGAGTACATGAAAATGCTTCCTCTCTGCTGCTTTaagctctctctttctcttcagcCCATTCAAAATCCTGCAAGAAAAGAAGCAACAAAGAAAGTCCAAAAGAGGAGGaggccatgccatgccatgccttCTTTTGCAACATGCTTTTCCTGGCTTTGGATTACACCATTGTTTGTTTCTAAGGTGATTGCCACTGGAGGACAATATTTCCCACGCATGTTTTAAGCAACTTTAAAGTGATCTTAGCTTGCTGCCAAAGTGAGTGACAGAGAGATgtcaaagaaaagcaaaagttGAGATTAAGACAAGTCTAAAGGCTCTTTAATTGTTAGGATCGCTTGGAGAGGGGCACCAAAGAACAAGAGACCACACTGTCACAAGGGATGATGTCTTTGTTGGATACATCTTTTAcatgcaatgtgatttctgctgaTCTCTAGGAAATTTTATGATCCTTTTCCCTTCCATCACCTGTCCTTCCAAGTCATTCAACTGCAAAGCTTTCTCCATCTTTCTCAACTCACAAAGGACAGCACTTTGAGGAAAGCTTGGGAGTGATCAAAGATGGCCCGTTTGTTGTTGGATGCATC
Above is a genomic segment from Musa acuminata AAA Group cultivar baxijiao chromosome BXJ3-4, Cavendish_Baxijiao_AAA, whole genome shotgun sequence containing:
- the LOC103981905 gene encoding LEAF RUST 10 DISEASE-RESISTANCE LOCUS RECEPTOR-LIKE PROTEIN KINASE-like 2.7; the encoded protein is MTVTLSTVNSLFPLPILFLLLASPTSSQPACKSSCGSIPIHYPFGTGPGCGSPVFHPHVACDGDQLTFTTRTGSYPIQSVDYANQVLYITDPSMSTCSSTCRSDGFSLDWNAPFTFVDGVVFALLDCSTSPSSSSPLFAPNSTDGATPLCDTTNAPICALLYSCPAISQLNVPISTCCIYTPVTLGPTFEMDLKKLQCSSYSGIYSFNGDETSPGGWNFGVALKYRFSVDDGYPSACADCEKSNGVCGYTGKYNSFTCNCVNGMNSSINCYFASVSWSGGDKLDPLWMGFGLIYAWWLVVWILL